DNA from Candidatus Baltobacteraceae bacterium:
GTTTGGAGACCAAAGCCGAGTTTGAATGCCAGACCAGTCCATCGGTGATTCGCATCGGCGAACGCTACCATATGTGGTTTTGCTATCGCTACGGTATCGACTTTCGCAACGCGCAGCGAGGGTATCGCATCGGATACGCCTGGTCGGATGACCTCACGCAATGGCACAGAAACGACGATCTGGGCGAATTGTCGCCGTCGGACGAAGGCTGGGACTCCGAAATGGTGTGTTACCCCTTCGCGTTTGCGTTGGATGGGCGAGTTCTGATGCTTTACAGCGGGAACTATTTCGGCCGCGACGGTTTCGGGTATGCGGAGCTCAGCTGAACTGAACGAAGAGCGCTTTCCCGCAGAGAAACGCGCGGCGTACGTCGGTGCGGCGTTCCAACAGGGCATTGCCGGCGCGATAAGGGCCATCGCCGTGCGCCCAGACGTAGTCGTCGAGAATCAACCAGCCATTAGGCACGATCGCAGGCACCCATAGGTCACAATCCTGCTTCACAAAACGGTAGTCGTGATTTCCATCGATATGGATAACGGCGATCTTGCCGGCGTACCGCACCTCTGCGAACTCGTCCGTTCGAATCTCGCGCCGTGCGCTATACACCTTGAATCCCTCTTCGGAGGTCATTCGCAGGTAGTTGAACTGTCCACGAGCCGTCGGCAGCATGTTGATCACGAAAGCCTTACGCAGTAAGTCGTAATCCCATTGATCGTCCATCGTTCTCTGGACGTCACCGGGGATCTCGTGCTGGAACGACGCGCTAGGCGAAAGCGGGTCCACGGAGAGCACCGGCCCTATGCCGTAGCGCTGTGCTAAGAACTGAAGTACAAACGCGGAGCGCCCCATTAGCGATCCGATTTCTACGACGTCGCCCTTGGGCGCTTCGGCGAAGAGGGCGATCATGGCCGCCAGCTTCTCTTCGTTTGACTCACCGTAAATGTCGGCAGCGTGCTTGAGTATTGCTGCGATCTCGAGCTCGCCGGCGATGAGCGCCGACTCGCCGGCGCACGCGGCGGCAAAGCGCCGCGCTCGTGAAGCTCTCTCGAGAACGTCGCGATACGCCGTGACGACGGCCGCGATTGGCGACTCACCGACCAACTCGACTGGCAGCGCTTGGCTTGCGATGTACGATTGCAGAAAAGCGTGAACGCTGGCGACCGGAGCGTAGATGCGTCGAATGCCGCGGGACTTCACGAGGCCCGTAAGCGCTTCGCCAAAGGCGGTGTCGTAGACGTATGGAAGGATGAAAAGGTGACCGAAGGTGCGCTCCATCTGCGGATCGTGGACCGATGCCGCAGCGACGATCGTTTCGCCTCGCCGAGCGGCCGCGTCGCGGTACTCGACCGCCAATCGGTTGAGGGCGGGAAAGACGAGCGTTGCCATCGCGTCGTCATTTGAGTCGGCGGCGCAGGAGCTCCTTTCTCGGGTGGTGGATTTGTTGGCCGATGTGACGGAGGGACGACTTAAGGCATGCGCGTGACTGACGCCGCGGTTTACCGCTGCCCGGCCACTGGTGAATCGCTCGCTCTCGAGATTTCCGAACGCAAGGGAGACGAAGTCGTTTCGGGACAGCTTCGCTCGCCCGGCGGAGCGAGTTATGCGATCTCCGGCGGCATACCGGACCTGAGATACCCGGCT
Protein-coding regions in this window:
- a CDS encoding class I SAM-dependent methyltransferase, with the translated sequence MATLVFPALNRLAVEYRDAAARRGETIVAAASVHDPQMERTFGHLFILPYVYDTAFGEALTGLVKSRGIRRIYAPVASVHAFLQSYIASQALPVELVGESPIAAVVTAYRDVLERASRARRFAAACAGESALIAGELEIAAILKHAADIYGESNEEKLAAMIALFAEAPKGDVVEIGSLMGRSAFVLQFLAQRYGIGPVLSVDPLSPSASFQHEIPGDVQRTMDDQWDYDLLRKAFVINMLPTARGQFNYLRMTSEEGFKVYSARREIRTDEFAEVRYAGKIAVIHIDGNHDYRFVKQDCDLWVPAIVPNGWLILDDYVWAHGDGPYRAGNALLERRTDVRRAFLCGKALFVQFS